One Leptospira ellinghausenii genomic region harbors:
- a CDS encoding patatin-like phospholipase family protein, with protein sequence MSREIEKISLALSGGGVRAIAFHAGLLRYLAKKGKLEQVKNISTVSGGSLLIGLIYSLNNNKFPTSEDYLARISTDLKSTLTSKSLLKTALLRLFFRMKNWINLFSRALVLADALEKCWGINGKLKELPTIPVWSINATTAETGKRFRFKGKKLGEYTLGYADVGNFPLSHALAVSAAFPGGIGPLKIRKNTFFWEKRTSWDSDDSEITLKKNDTINLYDGGVYDNLGIEPLFDCGSQEFKTKGNEPFDYLIVSDAGFPLKTKSIPGIFNPLRFLRLFDLALDQTRALRVRSFMNFIKNSKKGAYIYIGTYSMQKNENEYAFLTNESRNKVANYPTSLSKMKTSEFDEIELQGFETAHAVMKF encoded by the coding sequence ATGTCGAGAGAAATTGAGAAAATAAGTTTGGCTTTATCGGGAGGAGGAGTTAGAGCTATTGCATTCCATGCAGGCTTGTTACGATATTTAGCTAAAAAAGGAAAGCTAGAACAAGTAAAGAATATATCAACGGTATCTGGTGGAAGTTTATTGATAGGATTAATTTATTCACTAAATAATAATAAATTTCCAACTTCCGAAGATTATTTGGCTCGTATATCAACTGATCTTAAATCTACTTTAACCAGCAAATCACTACTGAAAACTGCTTTATTGAGATTATTTTTTAGAATGAAAAACTGGATTAATTTATTTTCAAGGGCACTCGTATTGGCTGATGCATTAGAAAAATGTTGGGGTATTAATGGAAAGCTGAAAGAATTACCTACAATTCCAGTATGGTCTATAAATGCAACGACAGCTGAAACTGGCAAAAGATTCCGATTCAAAGGAAAAAAGTTGGGAGAATATACTTTAGGTTATGCCGATGTAGGCAATTTCCCATTGAGCCATGCTTTAGCAGTATCGGCAGCATTCCCAGGCGGGATTGGACCACTAAAAATACGAAAGAATACTTTCTTTTGGGAAAAGAGGACCAGTTGGGATTCCGATGATAGCGAAATAACGCTTAAGAAAAATGACACGATAAATTTATATGATGGCGGCGTTTACGACAATTTGGGTATTGAACCATTGTTTGACTGCGGTAGCCAAGAATTTAAAACTAAAGGAAATGAGCCATTCGATTATCTGATAGTCTCTGATGCAGGCTTTCCTTTGAAAACAAAATCAATACCTGGAATCTTCAATCCATTAAGGTTTCTTCGGTTATTCGATTTAGCTCTAGATCAAACTAGAGCACTTAGAGTAAGATCATTTATGAATTTCATTAAGAATTCAAAAAAAGGTGCTTATATCTACATCGGAACTTATTCAATGCAAAAGAATGAAAATGAATATGCCTTTCTGACAAACGAATCTAGAAATAAAGTAGCAAATTATCCAACCTCGTTATCAAAAATGAAAACTAGCGAATTTGACGAAATCGAATTGCAAGGTTTTGAAACGGCACATGCAGTAATGAAATTTTAA